A genomic segment from Tuwongella immobilis encodes:
- a CDS encoding DUF3109 family protein, producing the protein MAMSLSLPVVNLETAKFDCIFGRGCEGICCQNGRPSVEPEEAAQIEALLPRIKPLLRPDARKLLEKDGYLSNRKKLGFPMLRVIDQWCIFFNQGCVLHTIGMEDGKSYAYKPSQCALFPIQRNSKGQWYVRQWGYEGEQWDLFCLNPAASPVPASESLRAEMEYAAQFEANESTKSDENR; encoded by the coding sequence ATGGCCATGAGTCTCTCATTACCGGTTGTGAATCTCGAAACCGCAAAATTTGATTGCATCTTCGGGCGGGGGTGTGAGGGGATCTGTTGCCAGAATGGACGCCCCAGCGTCGAGCCCGAGGAAGCCGCGCAGATCGAGGCACTTCTGCCGCGTATTAAACCGCTGCTCCGCCCAGATGCCCGAAAGTTATTAGAAAAAGACGGATACCTCAGCAATCGGAAAAAATTGGGTTTCCCGATGCTTCGCGTGATCGATCAATGGTGTATCTTTTTTAATCAAGGCTGTGTGCTTCATACGATCGGGATGGAAGACGGAAAATCCTACGCCTACAAACCATCACAATGCGCATTGTTTCCAATCCAACGGAATTCCAAAGGGCAATGGTATGTCCGTCAATGGGGTTACGAAGGTGAGCAGTGGGATTTATTTTGTCTCAACCCAGCGGCCTCTCCCGTCCCCGCATCGGAATCCCTTCGAGCGGAGATGGAATATGCAGCCCAATTTGAAGCGAACGAGTCAACGAAATCCGATGAAAATCGTTGA
- a CDS encoding M1 family aminopeptidase, translating to MLSAWLPVLAYYDNSGWHPKPFVPWHQPFFQEAGVYQAKIIYPAKQKLACCAACLPCRDLGDGWVECSTTPTVLRDFSLHLCENYQIHERQVQLPDQRSVTVRCYAYPKHEFFGKEMTRIASEAIAGFSQWFGAYPYSQFSIAESYFGWNGNECSGLIMIDERVFGMPHLAVNYVEYLVSHETCHQWWYNIVGTNGYSETFMDEAFATYFTHRFLDRKLGKNNTLLNWPDELKWLPNICRENYRYSSYYGTVRRHESMPAVQDLPKYGHLINLFSAAYDRGSKILGMVEDRMGEVAFMEFIRQFYHRYAFQITTVHDFQRELEAYTGQSWQQFFDRWVYGAGLTDWAITSVKVDPHKYPDAKTGGAQTTVVIQVRQRAEHSEPTSVGVRLDDSDHFPIRIPIIPGHGVMKLDDPPTVITQEDSENYRIEMTLPSKPTQVSVDPDRVLIDQEPDNNDWHHRIRVRFAPLYTMLEEADLTNDYDHWNLLHGFWFSGGTAMNQDPWYTRPMLFGYRMGTVRIQQFYGGIYSAFRSDYNDFVVGIDGQLDHWPHPKMQLGFHAERRIGSPIGTEGPSDVNRAMAFARYVLNYSSSMYLPPIQYIETFAAYQDNALPYARTSSADAQRPDRWTTAGIHYRLNYLTPYWNPEMGFQFDISYAGGVADFQSDEGMQQLQGQFAISQRLPEDLGYLSDVIVAGRIGGAAAFPDKGQFYALGGAQTFRGYDLAERQGNAFWVASAELRLPLAENIEWDVLDHTAGARNLQLVAFYDVGAIYTNGKTVGNNVAHAVGVGLRIDSALFSFIERATLRIDVGKTVNDNTPLQFWFGVQQAF from the coding sequence ATGTTAAGCGCATGGCTTCCCGTGTTAGCCTACTATGATAATTCGGGATGGCATCCCAAACCGTTTGTCCCCTGGCATCAACCATTTTTTCAGGAAGCGGGGGTTTATCAGGCGAAAATCATTTACCCCGCAAAGCAGAAATTAGCGTGTTGCGCCGCTTGTCTCCCCTGTCGAGACCTGGGAGATGGCTGGGTGGAGTGTAGTACCACGCCAACAGTTCTTCGTGATTTTTCTCTCCATCTCTGTGAGAACTATCAGATTCATGAGCGTCAGGTTCAACTCCCAGACCAACGGAGTGTCACCGTTCGCTGTTATGCCTACCCGAAGCATGAATTCTTTGGAAAAGAGATGACCCGGATCGCATCGGAAGCGATTGCCGGATTCTCACAGTGGTTCGGTGCCTACCCTTACTCACAATTTTCGATTGCAGAATCCTACTTTGGCTGGAATGGTAACGAATGTTCTGGTCTGATCATGATTGATGAGCGGGTTTTCGGCATGCCGCACTTAGCCGTGAATTATGTCGAATATTTGGTCTCTCACGAAACATGCCATCAATGGTGGTACAATATCGTTGGCACCAATGGATATTCTGAAACATTCATGGATGAGGCGTTTGCCACCTATTTCACCCACCGATTTCTGGACCGGAAGCTCGGGAAGAATAACACTCTTTTGAATTGGCCCGATGAATTAAAATGGCTTCCCAACATTTGTCGGGAAAACTATCGATATTCCTCCTATTATGGAACGGTTCGGCGTCATGAGTCGATGCCTGCGGTGCAGGATCTTCCGAAATATGGGCATCTAATCAATCTGTTTAGTGCCGCGTATGATCGAGGTAGTAAAATTCTTGGAATGGTTGAAGATCGCATGGGCGAAGTTGCCTTCATGGAATTCATCCGTCAATTCTACCATCGATATGCCTTCCAAATCACGACGGTTCATGATTTTCAACGAGAACTGGAAGCCTATACCGGGCAATCTTGGCAGCAATTTTTCGATCGCTGGGTCTATGGGGCAGGTCTCACCGATTGGGCCATTACTTCGGTCAAAGTCGATCCGCACAAGTACCCCGATGCCAAGACTGGCGGCGCGCAAACCACAGTGGTTATTCAGGTTCGGCAACGTGCTGAACATTCGGAACCAACCTCAGTGGGGGTTCGCTTGGATGATTCGGATCATTTTCCGATTCGGATTCCGATCATTCCGGGGCATGGAGTGATGAAACTCGATGATCCACCAACTGTGATTACTCAAGAGGATTCAGAAAATTATCGGATTGAAATGACGCTTCCGAGTAAACCAACACAGGTTAGCGTTGATCCAGACCGAGTGTTAATCGATCAAGAACCGGATAATAACGACTGGCACCATCGGATTCGGGTTCGATTTGCACCATTGTATACGATGTTAGAAGAAGCCGATCTCACGAATGACTATGATCACTGGAACCTTCTCCATGGATTCTGGTTTTCCGGTGGGACGGCGATGAATCAGGACCCCTGGTATACGCGGCCCATGCTGTTTGGTTATCGCATGGGAACCGTGCGGATTCAGCAATTCTATGGTGGAATTTATTCTGCGTTCCGAAGTGATTATAATGATTTCGTTGTCGGGATTGATGGTCAGTTAGACCATTGGCCGCATCCGAAAATGCAATTGGGCTTTCATGCCGAACGGCGGATTGGTTCACCGATCGGTACGGAAGGGCCAAGCGATGTGAATCGTGCCATGGCCTTTGCTCGATATGTGCTGAATTATAGCTCGAGCATGTATCTCCCTCCCATTCAATATATTGAAACGTTCGCGGCGTATCAGGATAACGCATTACCGTATGCCCGGACTTCGAGCGCGGATGCTCAACGCCCCGATCGTTGGACGACGGCAGGGATTCATTACCGATTAAATTACTTAACCCCGTATTGGAATCCTGAAATGGGATTTCAGTTCGACATCTCCTATGCGGGTGGCGTTGCCGATTTTCAGTCGGATGAGGGAATGCAACAACTCCAAGGGCAATTTGCAATCTCACAACGTCTCCCCGAAGATCTGGGATATCTTTCCGATGTCATCGTTGCAGGACGCATTGGCGGGGCGGCTGCGTTTCCGGATAAGGGCCAATTCTACGCGTTGGGTGGAGCGCAAACTTTTCGTGGGTATGATCTTGCGGAGCGGCAGGGGAATGCCTTCTGGGTAGCGAGTGCCGAACTTCGGCTGCCGCTCGCCGAGAATATCGAATGGGATGTGCTCGATCACACGGCTGGTGCTCGGAATTTACAGCTCGTCGCGTTTTATGATGTCGGGGCAATTTATACCAATGGCAAAACCGTTGGAAACAATGTCGCGCATGCTGTTGGAGTGGGTTTACGCATCGACTCCGCGTTATTCAGTTTCATTGAACGTGCCACACTCCGAATCGACGTTGGCAAGACTGTTAACGACAACACCCCGCTCCAGTTTTGGTTCGGGGTGCAACAGGCATTTTAA
- a CDS encoding acyltransferase family protein produces the protein MTPPQPTPPKRILSIDAYRGFVMFLMMAEILHLSGLTELYPTSTVMKWIQHHTSHVAWTGCSLHDLIQPSFSFLVGVALPFSLASRLTKGQSIQTLFVHALLRSLILIFLGIGLRSLGKSQINWTFEDTLTQIGLGYPFLFLIALTTLRVQIISLVTILVGYWFAFVLFPTPGPEFPYESVGVNRNGLYTWDGFQSHWNMNSNFAWWVDTHFLNWFPRESRFEFNRGGYSTLSFIPTLGTMILGLFAGNRLRSASSPSHEPTQSSTLRQFITIGVLLLIAGYGIHGCGICPSVKKIWTPSWVLFSGGWCFLMLAGFEWLTQRSQSFGIPTFFIVIGRNSIFIYCLVHIADRYLLQWNRWLIQSILPVDLTAAWLTVIAGVFALAIYWGLLWIMNRKRWYIKI, from the coding sequence ATGACACCTCCTCAACCAACGCCCCCGAAACGCATTTTATCCATCGATGCATACCGCGGCTTCGTGATGTTTTTGATGATGGCTGAGATATTGCATTTATCCGGATTAACGGAATTATACCCAACCTCAACCGTGATGAAATGGATCCAGCATCATACCAGTCATGTGGCATGGACGGGCTGCTCACTTCACGATCTCATCCAGCCGTCCTTTTCATTTTTGGTCGGTGTCGCGCTACCATTCTCTCTCGCCAGTCGGCTCACAAAAGGCCAATCGATTCAAACCTTGTTCGTGCACGCACTGCTTCGCTCGCTCATTTTGATCTTTCTCGGAATCGGCCTCCGTTCACTTGGAAAATCACAGATTAACTGGACATTTGAAGACACGCTAACACAAATTGGTTTAGGATATCCCTTTCTATTTTTGATTGCGTTAACCACGCTGCGCGTTCAAATTATTTCGTTGGTCACGATTCTCGTGGGATATTGGTTCGCATTTGTTCTCTTTCCTACACCCGGCCCAGAGTTCCCGTATGAATCGGTCGGTGTGAACCGAAATGGGCTCTACACTTGGGATGGGTTCCAATCGCATTGGAATATGAATTCTAATTTCGCATGGTGGGTCGATACCCATTTTCTCAATTGGTTCCCTCGTGAATCACGTTTTGAATTTAATCGTGGTGGCTACTCCACACTGAGTTTTATCCCAACACTTGGCACCATGATCCTGGGGTTATTCGCTGGAAATCGATTACGTTCTGCATCATCTCCATCCCATGAACCAACACAAAGTTCAACTCTTCGGCAGTTCATCACCATTGGAGTTTTGCTCCTCATTGCCGGATATGGAATTCACGGGTGTGGTATCTGCCCATCGGTGAAGAAAATTTGGACTCCTTCTTGGGTGTTATTTTCCGGTGGATGGTGCTTCTTAATGCTCGCGGGATTTGAGTGGCTTACCCAACGATCTCAGTCGTTTGGAATTCCCACCTTTTTCATTGTCATTGGGAGAAACTCGATTTTCATTTATTGCCTGGTTCACATCGCAGATCGCTACCTATTACAATGGAACCGATGGTTGATCCAATCGATTCTCCCAGTCGATCTAACTGCCGCTTGGCTCACAGTCATTGCGGGAGTTTTTGCACTCGCAATCTACTGGGGATTACTTTGGATCATGAACCGAAAGCGCTGGTACATCAAGATTTAG
- a CDS encoding outer membrane protein assembly factor BamB family protein: MFAENWPQWRGAANDGISDEKGLPTEWSETKNIAWKLKMPGMGASTPAIWGDSLFVTSIAPDLTLSLICVGTDGKERWTRELGKGSGKVARSDEGNEASPSPSTDGKAVYVFVGSGDLAAFDFEGKKLWAVNLQKMYGKFDIQFGMHSTPVLYENHLYLQLIHSNGAWVIALDKSSGKEVWKVKRESDGRAECEHSYASPVLWKRGDSAYLITHGNDYAIAHDLKDGHEIWRVGDLNLKSKYNPTLRFVASPLATSDLIIVPSAKNGPVVAVKPNAKGLVMRGSEHQQWRLDSGTPDVPSPVISKGLVYLARENGGLICLDAASGEQYYAERTHNARHRANPLVADGKIYLVARDGLTTVVKEGRSFEVLSKNQLKDQIAASPAVHNGRIYLRGYDYLYAISEGGK; this comes from the coding sequence GTGTTTGCCGAGAATTGGCCGCAATGGCGCGGTGCGGCAAACGATGGGATCAGCGATGAGAAAGGGCTGCCGACGGAGTGGAGCGAGACGAAAAACATTGCCTGGAAGCTGAAAATGCCAGGGATGGGTGCCTCGACCCCGGCAATCTGGGGAGATTCGCTGTTTGTGACATCGATCGCACCGGATCTTACATTATCGCTGATTTGTGTTGGAACCGATGGCAAAGAACGTTGGACTCGGGAGTTGGGAAAAGGAAGCGGGAAGGTTGCTCGAAGTGATGAAGGGAACGAGGCATCTCCGTCCCCAAGCACTGATGGGAAAGCAGTTTACGTTTTTGTTGGTTCCGGTGATCTTGCTGCATTTGATTTTGAAGGCAAGAAACTCTGGGCCGTGAATTTGCAGAAGATGTATGGAAAATTTGATATTCAATTCGGGATGCATAGCACTCCGGTATTGTATGAAAATCATTTATATCTCCAGTTGATTCACTCGAACGGTGCTTGGGTGATTGCGTTGGATAAGTCGTCTGGGAAAGAAGTTTGGAAGGTGAAACGGGAAAGTGATGGGCGAGCGGAGTGTGAGCATTCCTACGCTTCGCCTGTATTGTGGAAACGTGGAGATTCGGCATATCTCATTACCCATGGAAATGACTATGCGATTGCCCACGATCTGAAAGATGGTCATGAAATCTGGCGAGTGGGAGATTTGAATTTAAAGTCGAAATACAATCCCACACTTCGATTTGTGGCGTCTCCGTTGGCCACATCGGATTTAATTATTGTTCCATCGGCGAAAAATGGGCCTGTTGTTGCGGTGAAACCGAACGCCAAAGGGCTTGTGATGCGAGGCAGTGAGCATCAACAATGGCGGCTGGATAGTGGTACGCCGGATGTCCCTTCGCCCGTGATCTCCAAGGGGCTGGTATATTTAGCTCGTGAGAATGGTGGGTTGATTTGTTTGGATGCCGCCAGTGGAGAGCAATATTACGCGGAGCGGACTCACAACGCCCGCCATCGTGCCAATCCGTTAGTCGCGGATGGAAAAATCTATTTGGTCGCGCGGGATGGATTAACCACGGTTGTGAAAGAAGGCCGCAGTTTCGAAGTGTTAAGCAAAAATCAACTGAAAGATCAAATTGCGGCGTCGCCGGCGGTTCACAATGGGCGAATTTACCTGCGTGGCTATGACTATCTGTATGCCATCAGTGAAGGTGGAAAATAA
- a CDS encoding 3-keto-disaccharide hydrolase — translation MKLSLRSVFVSLTIGGLLWGSYSLGMATMQVREYKSGIVWPEPVVVTPGEGTAPPSDAIVLFDGKDLSKFNGGPLWEIKDGYAIAKKTALVTKDKFGSCQLHVEFATPEKVEGSGQGRGNSGIYLMNRYEIQILDSYENTTYFDGQCGSVYKQQPPLVNVCRKPGEWQSYDIIFNAPEFDSKGQVTKPAVVTVLQNGVVVQNHFELKGGTFYDRPAAYIPHGPKEPLQIQFHGNPIRFRNIWLRELKPMVGKLPASNDSK, via the coding sequence ATGAAACTCTCACTTCGATCGGTGTTTGTGTCGTTGACGATTGGCGGCCTGTTATGGGGAAGTTACTCCCTCGGTATGGCGACGATGCAGGTGCGTGAGTACAAGTCCGGAATTGTGTGGCCGGAGCCTGTGGTCGTGACGCCGGGGGAGGGGACGGCCCCGCCGAGTGATGCGATTGTGTTATTCGATGGAAAAGATCTCTCGAAATTCAATGGTGGTCCATTGTGGGAGATTAAAGACGGGTACGCGATTGCGAAAAAAACGGCATTGGTGACCAAAGATAAGTTTGGTTCTTGCCAGCTGCATGTGGAATTCGCCACACCTGAAAAGGTGGAAGGAAGCGGCCAAGGGCGTGGGAATAGTGGAATTTATCTGATGAATCGATATGAGATTCAGATTCTCGATTCATATGAGAATACCACGTACTTTGATGGCCAATGTGGATCCGTCTATAAACAACAACCGCCGCTCGTGAATGTTTGTCGGAAACCCGGTGAGTGGCAGTCATATGACATCATTTTCAATGCTCCGGAATTTGATTCCAAAGGCCAGGTGACGAAGCCGGCCGTTGTGACCGTGTTGCAAAATGGTGTTGTGGTTCAGAATCATTTCGAGTTGAAGGGTGGGACATTTTATGATCGTCCTGCCGCGTATATTCCCCATGGTCCGAAAGAGCCGCTGCAAATTCAGTTCCATGGGAACCCGATCCGGTTCCGCAATATCTGGTTGCGCGAGTTGAAGCCAATGGTCGGAAAGCTGCCCGCGTCCAACGATTCCAAGTGA
- a CDS encoding ammonium transporter has product MRPVLSRWAACLSLLILGLFATSAFAEGAFPDPTGSQAGVAITPAADGKGDPPANTLTNADLYQRIAHNAFSINILWVLIAGFMVMFMQAGFALVETGLCRAKNASHVIMTNFMIYPLACIAFWAYGFALGWGNWYHGPVAPGWYSTLGPGTELLNQGFGLGPEIDPATGRPSGNQVYQYGIFGTTGFFLMGMEDVSVLCLFFFMMLFFDTTATIPTGALAERWSWGNFCLYGLWVALPYCLFAGWVWGGGWLAQSGINWGLGHGAVDFAGSGVVHAMGGAISLAGVLVLGPRTGKYVQGRPQAIPGHNIPMVVLGTFILAFGWFGFNAGSTLAGTDLRISVAVVNTMLASIAGAISAMMTLYAKGMKPDPSMLCNGMLAGLVAVTASCAFISPWAGFVIGMVAGFLVVVSVLFIEDSGIDDPVGAISVHGINGIWGVIALGLFANGKYGAGWNGVTRPEYVERFGSDGVRGLLYGDATQLMAQLLEAGVALLFGFAMAYVMFRLTDRIIPMRVRPEYEQFGLDVPEMGAIAYPDHTVQGQR; this is encoded by the coding sequence ATGCGACCCGTTCTCTCTCGGTGGGCTGCTTGCCTGTCGCTCCTCATTCTTGGTCTGTTCGCTACTTCTGCGTTTGCGGAAGGGGCTTTTCCCGATCCGACGGGATCGCAAGCCGGGGTGGCCATTACACCCGCTGCTGATGGGAAGGGCGATCCACCAGCGAATACTCTGACCAACGCCGACCTCTATCAACGGATTGCGCATAATGCCTTCTCGATTAACATTCTCTGGGTGTTAATTGCTGGCTTTATGGTGATGTTTATGCAAGCGGGATTCGCGCTTGTCGAGACGGGATTGTGCCGTGCGAAAAACGCATCGCATGTGATTATGACCAATTTTATGATTTATCCCCTCGCATGCATTGCATTTTGGGCATATGGGTTCGCGCTGGGGTGGGGAAATTGGTATCACGGCCCGGTAGCCCCTGGTTGGTACTCGACGTTAGGACCGGGTACAGAATTGTTGAATCAGGGATTTGGTTTGGGGCCGGAGATTGATCCTGCGACGGGGCGTCCTTCGGGGAATCAAGTCTATCAATATGGAATTTTTGGGACAACTGGCTTTTTCCTGATGGGGATGGAAGATGTCAGTGTGTTATGTCTCTTCTTCTTCATGATGCTCTTTTTTGATACCACGGCAACAATCCCGACCGGCGCATTGGCCGAGCGATGGTCATGGGGCAATTTCTGTCTTTATGGCTTGTGGGTGGCGCTGCCCTATTGCTTGTTTGCGGGCTGGGTTTGGGGTGGTGGTTGGTTAGCGCAAAGTGGCATCAATTGGGGACTTGGGCACGGGGCGGTCGATTTTGCGGGGTCGGGGGTGGTTCATGCCATGGGCGGCGCGATCAGTCTGGCTGGGGTGCTCGTGTTGGGCCCACGGACTGGGAAATATGTGCAAGGTCGCCCGCAAGCGATTCCGGGGCATAACATTCCCATGGTGGTGTTAGGCACTTTTATTCTTGCCTTTGGCTGGTTCGGATTTAATGCTGGCTCGACATTGGCCGGGACCGATCTGCGAATTTCGGTTGCGGTTGTGAATACGATGCTCGCATCCATCGCGGGTGCAATTTCGGCAATGATGACATTATATGCCAAGGGAATGAAGCCCGATCCCTCGATGTTATGTAACGGGATGTTGGCTGGCTTGGTTGCGGTGACCGCCTCGTGTGCGTTTATTAGTCCATGGGCGGGCTTTGTGATTGGCATGGTGGCCGGCTTCTTAGTAGTGGTGAGTGTCTTATTTATCGAAGATTCGGGAATCGATGATCCGGTCGGAGCGATTTCAGTCCATGGAATTAATGGGATTTGGGGGGTGATTGCTCTGGGATTATTTGCGAATGGAAAATATGGAGCAGGTTGGAATGGTGTGACTCGCCCCGAATATGTGGAGCGATTTGGAAGTGATGGGGTTCGTGGCTTGCTGTATGGCGATGCAACGCAATTGATGGCCCAATTGTTAGAAGCGGGTGTTGCGTTGTTATTTGGATTTGCCATGGCATATGTCATGTTCCGATTGACGGATCGAATCATTCCGATGCGAGTGCGTCCGGAATACGAGCAGTTCGGCCTCGATGTGCCGGAAATGGGTGCGATCGCCTATCCCGATCACACAGTTCAGGGACAGCGGTAA
- a CDS encoding serine/threonine protein kinase, translating into MMAQVTVESLVAAIRKSELIESRDLDRVFQRFQGQTSLENPEQFVAMLIDEALITNLQGKLLLEGKSRGFLVNGKYKLLELIAVGGMGAVYLCEHVLMRRLVAMKVLPRENNPTTGDVERFIREARAVASLDHPNIVKAFDLDRIGTAGNHCLILEYVDGPNLLNMVKKSGPLSVDRTVNYIIQTAEGLQHAHQAGWVHRDIKPHNILINRQGMIKILDMGLARLFNNGEGLTEQFDSRKILGTADYIAPEQVTSSSDVDIRADIYSLGATFYYLLTGRPPFDGGTTQDKLMWHQVREPEPVSKYRSDVPKGVVAAIQKMLAKDPRSRFQTPSEVAQALLPWANARVPAPLETELPRFCPLVQTFLNTVDSGRTSSTTTLSSILSRSVIDLTAVETKPRAQSPDNTAVDLSQPTWRGRSLDGPDEDRQRSGGSRGGSGSGKSSGSVSERRMPSHAISGGFFQRNLLSILVVGLLGVALTIAAIWSYQNNRPLGPPPKPATKPAN; encoded by the coding sequence ATGATGGCTCAGGTCACCGTCGAATCTCTCGTTGCTGCGATTCGGAAAAGCGAATTGATTGAGTCCCGTGATTTGGATCGGGTGTTTCAACGATTCCAAGGGCAAACGAGCCTGGAAAATCCCGAGCAATTCGTTGCGATGTTAATTGACGAAGCGTTAATCACGAATTTGCAAGGGAAATTGCTGTTAGAAGGGAAGTCTCGCGGATTCTTGGTCAATGGCAAGTACAAGCTATTGGAATTGATCGCCGTTGGTGGAATGGGTGCGGTTTATCTCTGCGAGCATGTGTTGATGCGGCGATTGGTGGCGATGAAGGTGCTGCCTCGGGAGAATAATCCCACCACCGGAGATGTTGAGCGATTTATTCGCGAGGCGCGAGCGGTGGCGTCGCTGGATCACCCGAATATCGTGAAGGCGTTTGATCTCGATCGAATTGGGACCGCGGGCAATCATTGTCTCATTTTGGAATATGTGGATGGTCCGAATCTCTTGAATATGGTCAAGAAATCGGGGCCACTGAGTGTGGATCGGACTGTCAATTATATCATTCAGACTGCCGAAGGACTTCAACACGCACACCAAGCGGGTTGGGTGCATCGGGATATTAAACCGCATAATATCCTGATCAATCGGCAGGGGATGATTAAAATTTTAGATATGGGGTTGGCTCGTCTCTTTAACAACGGCGAAGGGCTGACTGAACAGTTTGATTCCCGAAAAATTCTGGGGACTGCGGATTATATTGCCCCGGAACAAGTGACATCGAGTTCGGATGTTGATATTCGGGCGGATATCTATTCGTTAGGAGCCACGTTTTATTATCTGCTCACCGGGCGTCCGCCATTCGATGGGGGGACGACGCAGGATAAATTGATGTGGCATCAGGTTCGTGAGCCGGAGCCGGTCTCGAAATATCGCAGCGATGTTCCGAAAGGGGTTGTGGCGGCGATTCAGAAAATGCTGGCGAAGGATCCGCGGTCTCGGTTTCAGACTCCCTCCGAGGTGGCACAGGCGTTGCTCCCGTGGGCCAACGCGCGGGTCCCGGCCCCGTTAGAAACAGAATTGCCTCGGTTTTGTCCCTTGGTTCAGACGTTTCTCAATACCGTTGATTCGGGCCGGACCAGTAGCACCACGACACTTTCTTCGATTCTCAGCCGTTCGGTGATTGATCTGACGGCGGTGGAGACGAAGCCGCGAGCACAATCGCCCGACAACACGGCGGTCGATCTGTCGCAACCAACCTGGCGTGGGCGGTCGTTGGATGGGCCAGACGAGGATCGCCAACGGTCGGGCGGCTCACGAGGGGGCAGCGGAAGTGGGAAAAGTTCGGGGTCGGTGAGTGAGCGCCGCATGCCCTCACACGCAATTTCGGGGGGATTCTTTCAACGGAACCTCTTGAGCATTCTGGTCGTCGGTTTGCTGGGGGTGGCGTTGACGATTGCGGCGATTTGGTCGTATCAGAATAATCGGCCGCTGGGCCCGCCCCCGAAACCGGCGACGAAACCGGCCAACTAA
- a CDS encoding NAD(P)/FAD-dependent oxidoreductase: MTASHDSVDILILGAGLTGLVAARQLHQAGYRVRLLDKGFHPGGRMASRSIGTGAADHGAQVLTLRDPEMQAWCRPWITNGQLIEWWPNHYRPQGSFRAWSLGLADGLTVHTQITVSQLTANSNGWNVTTREQGTFSASSVVLTFPLPQALQLLDQSGIALPESQAEFRTIAYSPCFVLVAELAGPSNIAAPGKLESVSPAIAWIADHHQKGISPESVSVAIQATADWSRANYDVPEADNIAALLADAAPYLGSPITATSLKRWRYAFPTSQANAPVVTVCESPRLILAGDAFGGPNLEGAIRSGLAAATLLQS; this comes from the coding sequence ATGACCGCTTCACACGATTCGGTGGATATCTTGATTCTGGGTGCCGGCCTCACCGGATTGGTTGCCGCTCGACAATTGCACCAAGCGGGGTACCGCGTGCGGTTGTTGGACAAAGGATTTCATCCCGGTGGACGCATGGCGAGCCGCAGCATCGGCACCGGTGCTGCCGATCATGGCGCACAGGTACTCACGCTCCGCGATCCGGAAATGCAAGCCTGGTGTCGTCCTTGGATCACCAACGGACAACTCATCGAATGGTGGCCGAACCATTATCGTCCCCAAGGTAGCTTTCGCGCATGGAGTCTCGGATTGGCAGATGGACTCACCGTCCACACACAAATCACCGTCAGCCAATTGACCGCCAATTCCAATGGATGGAATGTCACCACCCGCGAGCAAGGAACTTTTTCGGCGAGTTCCGTGGTCCTCACCTTCCCCTTGCCACAAGCCTTGCAACTCCTGGATCAATCGGGCATCGCGCTTCCCGAATCGCAAGCCGAATTCCGTACCATCGCATACTCGCCTTGTTTTGTGTTGGTGGCCGAACTCGCTGGCCCCAGCAACATCGCGGCACCGGGAAAATTGGAATCGGTAAGCCCCGCAATCGCCTGGATTGCGGACCATCACCAGAAGGGGATCTCGCCCGAATCGGTCAGCGTCGCCATTCAAGCGACAGCCGACTGGAGTCGAGCGAATTATGATGTGCCGGAAGCGGATAATATCGCCGCTCTGCTCGCAGATGCGGCACCATATCTGGGCAGCCCGATCACCGCAACCAGTTTGAAGCGTTGGCGTTACGCATTTCCCACGAGCCAGGCCAACGCCCCAGTCGTGACCGTCTGCGAATCGCCCAGGCTGATCTTGGCAGGCGACGCATTCGGCGGCCCCAATTTGGAAGGGGCCATCCGATCCGGCCTCGCAGCCGCAACACTCCTGCAATCTTAG